Proteins from one Caldanaerovirga acetigignens genomic window:
- the grdC gene encoding glycine/sarcosine/betaine reductase complex component C subunit beta yields MSNAVISGASYVLVHVPNLTVVAGTTQLLERENPGSEYIKRVRDHLRTYEEAVAYPPNQTYIGNISPEDLKNIKRPWYQNPLENSSRFGRYGEIMPEDEFCGLMAMSDVFGLVILEREFAEGVKQKLLNHPLFSADDINRIKNVADEDTIKKHIGEGAVELRCDGKLVGCVRKAHDRDETLSAHVMAENLATKTSAVLALRHLFKVTGISPGEVDYIIECSEEACGDMNQRGGGNFAKAIGEIAGCGNATGADMRGFCAGPTHALISAAALVKAGVYNKVAVVAGGAAAKLGMNGRDHVAKGMPLLEDVLGGFAVLVSSDDGVNPVIRLDSVGKHPIAAGAAPQAVMQSIVYDPLDRLNLKAADVDKYAPELQNPEITEPAGAGDVPKANYKMIAAIAVKRGELKKEEMESFIEKHGVVGFAPTQGHIPSGVPVIGYARDRILAGNMTRAMIIGKGSLFLGRMTNLFDGISFLMEKNPGEKKEEKLPDISSYLAEAFREFAEYLKTRGEAGAPK; encoded by the coding sequence GTGAGCAATGCTGTGATTTCCGGTGCCAGCTACGTGCTGGTGCACGTGCCAAACCTCACGGTGGTAGCTGGCACCACCCAGCTTTTAGAAAGGGAAAACCCGGGTTCCGAATATATAAAAAGGGTAAGGGACCACTTGAGGACTTACGAGGAAGCCGTCGCTTATCCGCCGAACCAGACGTATATAGGGAATATATCGCCCGAAGACTTGAAGAATATAAAAAGGCCCTGGTACCAAAATCCGCTTGAAAATTCCTCGCGGTTCGGGCGTTACGGCGAAATAATGCCGGAAGACGAATTTTGCGGCCTTATGGCCATGTCCGACGTCTTCGGCCTTGTCATCCTGGAACGGGAGTTTGCGGAAGGCGTAAAGCAAAAGCTCCTCAACCATCCGCTCTTTTCAGCGGATGACATAAACCGCATAAAGAACGTTGCAGACGAAGATACGATAAAAAAGCATATTGGAGAGGGCGCCGTGGAACTGAGGTGTGACGGCAAGTTAGTGGGCTGCGTGCGGAAGGCCCACGACCGAGACGAAACCCTCTCGGCCCATGTAATGGCGGAGAATCTTGCCACAAAAACTTCGGCGGTTCTGGCTTTAAGGCACCTTTTTAAGGTCACCGGAATTTCACCGGGCGAGGTGGACTATATAATCGAATGTTCGGAAGAGGCCTGCGGCGATATGAACCAGAGGGGTGGTGGGAATTTCGCCAAAGCCATAGGGGAAATCGCTGGCTGCGGCAATGCGACGGGAGCCGACATGAGAGGCTTTTGCGCGGGCCCCACCCACGCCCTTATTAGCGCTGCGGCCCTGGTGAAGGCCGGAGTGTATAATAAGGTGGCGGTAGTCGCGGGAGGAGCTGCTGCAAAGCTAGGTATGAACGGCAGGGACCATGTGGCAAAGGGAATGCCGCTTTTAGAAGATGTGCTCGGCGGCTTTGCAGTGCTGGTGAGCAGCGACGACGGCGTAAACCCCGTTATAAGGCTCGATTCTGTCGGAAAGCACCCGATAGCAGCGGGTGCGGCACCTCAGGCTGTTATGCAGAGCATCGTATACGACCCCCTGGATAGGTTGAATCTAAAAGCTGCCGATGTAGACAAATACGCCCCTGAACTTCAAAACCCCGAGATAACGGAGCCCGCAGGGGCAGGGGACGTCCCGAAAGCCAACTACAAGATGATCGCCGCTATTGCCGTAAAGCGCGGGGAGCTCAAAAAAGAAGAAATGGAATCCTTCATAGAAAAGCACGGCGTGGTGGGATTTGCCCCGACCCAGGGCCACATCCCATCGGGGGTGCCCGTTATAGGCTATGCGAGAGACAGGATTTTGGCAGGAAACATGACAAGGGCCATGATAATAGGAAAGGGAAGCCTCTTCCTCGGACGCATGACCAACCTC
- the grdA gene encoding glycine/sarcosine/betaine reductase complex selenoprotein A: MFEGKKIVIVGDRDGVPGPAIEACMKTTPGEVVFSTTECFVUTAAGAMDLEIQKRIKELADEYGPENVVVILGGAEPEAAGIAAETVTNGDPTFAGPLAGVSLGLAVYHIVEPEVKAAVDPAVYEEQVGVMEMVLDVEGLAREVKKYREQYSKYRA, encoded by the coding sequence ATGTTTGAAGGAAAAAAGATAGTGATAGTAGGGGACAGGGACGGCGTCCCCGGTCCAGCCATAGAAGCTTGCATGAAGACAACCCCAGGTGAAGTGGTGTTTTCGACCACTGAGTGTTTCGTCTGAACGGCTGCTGGCGCAATGGATCTGGAGATCCAAAAGAGAATCAAAGAACTAGCCGACGAGTACGGCCCGGAAAACGTCGTCGTGATATTGGGCGGAGCCGAGCCCGAAGCAGCCGGTATTGCGGCCGAAACCGTCACCAATGGCGATCCCACCTTTGCAGGGCCTTTAGCGGGCGTATCCTTAGGACTTGCAGTTTATCACATCGTAGAGCCCGAGGTTAAAGCGGCGGTGGACCCTGCCGTGTACGAGGAACAGGTCGGGGTAATGGAAATGGTTCTGGATGTAGAAGGGCTTGCAAGGGAGGTCAAAAAGTACCGCGAGCAGTACTCCAAGTACAGGGCGTAA
- a CDS encoding glycine/sarcosine/betaine reductase component B subunit, whose product MKLELGYFNVKDVVFGDVTRYENGVLTVSKKELSELVLEDQRIKDVDFDVAKPGEEVRIIPVKDVIEPRVKVTGGTIFPGFLGKPSTVGEGRTHVLKGMAVVTCGRIVGFQEGIIDMSGPGAEYTPFSKLVNLVVVANPVEGLSQHEHEEALRIAGLKVAAYVAESVKEKKPEEIKVYETKPLPQALKEYPDLPKVAYVYQLQSQGLLHDTYVYGVDAKKIIPTFIYPTELMDGAIVSGNCVSACDKNPTYVHQNNPVVEELYRRHGKDINFVGIIITNENVTLADKERSSDYTAKLAEYLGLDGVIITEEGFGNPDTDLIMNCRKIEDKGIKTVLITDEYAGRDGASQSLADADPKADAVVTAGNANEVIVLPPMKKVIGLVDTAAVIAGGSQKALREDGSIEIELQAITGATSEVGFTRLSAVTL is encoded by the coding sequence ATGAAACTGGAGCTCGGGTATTTTAACGTTAAGGATGTGGTGTTTGGCGATGTCACCCGGTACGAAAACGGCGTCCTCACCGTAAGCAAGAAAGAACTTTCCGAGCTCGTCCTCGAAGACCAGAGGATAAAAGACGTGGACTTTGATGTGGCAAAGCCGGGTGAAGAGGTAAGGATAATTCCGGTCAAAGACGTCATCGAGCCCCGCGTGAAGGTGACTGGCGGAACTATTTTCCCGGGTTTCCTTGGAAAACCCAGCACCGTGGGCGAGGGAAGGACCCACGTTTTGAAAGGAATGGCGGTAGTGACATGCGGTAGGATAGTGGGTTTCCAGGAAGGCATAATCGACATGAGCGGGCCCGGAGCCGAATACACCCCGTTTTCAAAACTTGTCAACCTTGTTGTCGTGGCAAATCCCGTAGAAGGCCTTTCCCAGCACGAGCACGAAGAAGCCCTTCGAATAGCGGGACTTAAAGTGGCGGCGTACGTTGCAGAAAGCGTGAAAGAAAAGAAGCCCGAAGAGATTAAGGTCTACGAGACAAAGCCGTTACCTCAGGCCTTAAAAGAATATCCGGACCTTCCCAAAGTGGCTTACGTTTACCAGCTTCAGAGCCAGGGACTTTTGCACGATACTTATGTCTACGGCGTCGATGCTAAAAAAATAATACCTACCTTCATATACCCCACCGAACTGATGGACGGAGCGATTGTGAGCGGCAACTGCGTTTCTGCCTGCGACAAGAACCCTACCTACGTACATCAAAACAATCCCGTGGTTGAAGAACTTTACAGGCGCCACGGCAAGGATATAAACTTCGTTGGCATAATAATAACCAATGAAAACGTTACCCTTGCCGACAAAGAGCGCTCCTCCGACTACACGGCAAAACTCGCCGAATACCTAGGCCTCGACGGCGTCATCATCACCGAAGAAGGCTTCGGCAATCCCGATACCGACCTCATAATGAACTGCAGGAAGATAGAGGACAAAGGGATAAAAACCGTGCTCATCACCGACGAATACGCTGGAAGGGATGGAGCATCCCAATCCCTGGCCGACGCCGATCCGAAGGCTGACGCGGTGGTAACGGCGGGCAACGCCAACGAGGTGATAGTGCTCCCGCCCATGAAGAAAGTGATAGGCCTGGTAGATACGGCCGCCGTCATAGCCGGCGGTTCTCAAAAAGCATTGAGGGAAGATGGAAGCATCGAAATAGAACTTCAGGCTATAACCGGAGCTACTTCGGAAGTCGGTTTTACGCGCTTGAGCGCGGTAACTCTTTAA
- the grdB gene encoding glycine reductase complex selenoprotein B, with protein sequence MGKFKVVHYINQFFAGLGGEEKADLPPQDREGPVGPGMAFNAAFAGEAEIVGTVICGDSYFNEHQEEAKADILDRIKKYNPDFVVAGPAFNAGRYGMACGSVCKAVKETLNIPAVTGMFMENPGVEVYKKDVYIVETAGSAAGMREAVPKMAKLALKLAKGEALGTPSEEGYIPRGIRKNVFVEEYGAKRAVDMLVKKIKGEPFATEYPMPNFDRVPPAPAVKDLSKTTVALVTSGGIVPKGNPDKIEASSASRFGKYDLEGVDYLTPEKFQTAHGGYDPTYANQDPNRVLPVDVMRELEREGVIGKLHRYYYATVGNGTSVASARKFAQEIAKELIADGVQAVILTSTUGTCTRCGATMVKELERAGIPTTHVCTIVPISLTVGANRIVPAVAIPHPLGNPSLTKDQEKALRRRLVLKALKALTTDIDRQTVFED encoded by the coding sequence ATGGGTAAATTCAAGGTTGTCCACTATATAAACCAGTTTTTCGCCGGGCTGGGCGGTGAAGAAAAGGCCGATTTACCGCCTCAGGACAGGGAAGGCCCTGTGGGGCCGGGCATGGCCTTTAACGCTGCCTTTGCAGGGGAAGCGGAAATCGTAGGAACAGTCATCTGCGGGGATTCGTATTTCAACGAACACCAAGAGGAAGCGAAAGCGGATATTTTGGATCGGATAAAAAAATATAACCCTGATTTTGTAGTCGCGGGCCCTGCCTTCAATGCCGGGCGATACGGGATGGCCTGTGGCAGTGTGTGCAAGGCCGTAAAAGAGACGTTAAATATTCCCGCTGTCACCGGCATGTTTATGGAAAACCCCGGAGTAGAGGTATACAAAAAGGATGTATATATCGTGGAAACCGCCGGTTCGGCAGCAGGCATGCGGGAAGCGGTGCCGAAAATGGCAAAGCTCGCGTTGAAGCTTGCAAAAGGTGAAGCTTTGGGTACTCCTTCAGAAGAGGGCTATATACCGCGCGGAATAAGAAAGAACGTTTTCGTCGAAGAATACGGCGCGAAAAGGGCCGTCGACATGCTGGTGAAAAAGATAAAAGGCGAACCTTTTGCGACCGAATACCCAATGCCCAATTTTGACAGGGTCCCACCCGCACCGGCAGTAAAGGACCTCTCGAAGACCACCGTGGCCTTGGTGACATCGGGAGGTATCGTGCCTAAGGGCAATCCGGATAAGATAGAAGCTTCCAGCGCTTCTAGATTCGGCAAATACGACCTTGAGGGCGTAGATTATCTCACCCCGGAAAAGTTCCAGACGGCCCACGGAGGTTACGACCCCACCTACGCCAACCAGGACCCCAACCGGGTCTTGCCCGTGGACGTAATGCGCGAACTGGAAAGGGAAGGCGTAATAGGAAAACTCCACAGGTACTATTACGCCACGGTGGGCAACGGAACGTCGGTGGCAAGTGCCAGGAAATTTGCCCAGGAAATTGCAAAGGAACTTATCGCCGACGGCGTTCAGGCTGTAATCCTTACCTCCACCTGAGGGACCTGTACTCGTTGCGGTGCAACGATGGTAAAGGAACTTGAAAGGGCAGGTATTCCCACGACCCACGTGTGCACGATAGTGCCGATTTCGCTGACGGTAGGAGCAAACCGTATTGTTCCGGCTGTTGCAATACCGCACCCCCTTGGCAATCCTTCGCTTACAAAAGACCAGGAGAAAGCACTGAGAAGGCGGCTGGTACTGAAAGCTTTGAAAGCCTTGACGACGGACATTGACAGGCAGACGGTATTCGAAGATTAA